TTTCGGAACGGTTCTATGGCCGCTTCGAACGCCGCATCCCGCTGCCGGTTGAAGTCGATCAGGACAAGGCGGACGCGCAATTCGCCAAGGGTGTGCTGACGGTGACACTGCCGAAATCCCCGTCCGCACAGGCCCAGGTCAAGCGGATCGATATCCACAGCTGACCGCAAGGGCGCATTCCGCCAGCCGCAAGGCCCGGGCAAGCCGCCTGGCAAGATGGCCCCCTGCCCCGGATCCGGTGGCTGGCCCGACAAGCAGCCCCGCCAGCTTTCATCATGCGGCCCCCGGAACAGGCTATCCGGGGGCCGCCGTTGTTTTCCGGGGGTGCAAGAATCGGCCCGGTCATGGATAATGCAGGGCAACGGAGGTGCCGATGCGACTGTTTTCCCTTGCCGTCCTGCTGTTTCCCCTGCCCGCCATGGCCTTCACGGCCGTCAACGGCATGACCGCCCGTCAGATCAGCCCGACAGAAATCGCGGTCGACAATGATCTGCGCCGGATCGAGACGCAATATTGGTGCGCCGCCGCCGATTTTGCCCAACGCGTGCTGGGCCTGCCCGGGAAAACGCGGATCTGGCGCGCTACGGCCAAACCCCGTCAGGCCGGAGAGGCTATCATCTTCACCCTGGACCCGCAGAACAAGGCCGCCAAAGCCGGCCTGTCGCATTTCGGGTCGGGGCCACGGGACGGCTCGGTTTCCTTGGCCATGGCTGCGCAAAATTACTGCCTGAACGAGTTCCCCTTTTTCGACCGCTGAGATCGCCCAGCCATGCCATGAGCCATCGGCAAGGGGCTTGCCGCCCCTGCAGGCCGTGCCCGATCAACCTCCGATCAGTTGCGACCATAGTAGAGTTGGACGACATGTTCGGCCTCGGCAAAGAACAGCCAGCGCGAAACGATGGCCCCCGTCAGATGAAGGGCAAAGGCCAGGATGATGACCGGCAGGGATGCCGGCAAGAACACCAGAAGGACTGCGGGCAACAGGCACATCAGGATGATCGAGATGACGCGCAGCTTTGCCGCATGACGACGACCGACATCATAGGCAAATTCCTTCAGCAAGTAGTTCTGCCCCGAATGCGGTTTCTCGAACAGCCGGATGGAACCGGACCCGCCTAGCCCCGTCGCCGTCGCCATGGAATGCCCCCGCGCCGAGAAACGGCGATCACCCGCAGCCCATGCCCAGATCTGAATTCCCCCCAGCACAAGCAGCGCCACCACCGCCAGCCGCGTCCAGCCGACAAGAATGGCCCCCCCCGCAAGGGCGGTGGTCAGGAAATACAATGGCGTCAAGGCGGAATTCCAGCGCGGCACGGTCTTGAGCTGGGCATAGATCATCGAGGTGGCCAAGACGGTCAGAAGCGCCAGAGCCGACCCCAACAGCGCCAGAAACGGCAATGGCTGGCCGAAGAATACGGCATAAGCGCCGACCACGGCCATGCAGAGCAATGCGGCCAGCGAAGCCCATGCCTCGCGGCTGAGCCAACTGCTGCGCCATTGGCTAAAGGCCCTGAGCGCGCGCTGCGGATTTCCAAGATGGAAGCTGGAGGCCACAAGGCCCGTCACGGCCAGGGCAAAGCCCAGGGCGAACTGGAAAAACGCGATATGGCCCGTGCCATGCGCCCCGGCAAGCAGCGCAAGATAGCCAAAGCCTGCGCCGGAGAGGACAGTGAAGATAATGATCGAAGGAGCGGGATGCATCAGAGTTTCTCCAGTGCCTTGTCGAGCCATGCAAGAAAGCCGCCCGGATTCTCGGCAACCACCCCTGCAGGGGCTGCGCCGTCAGAACAGGTCAGTTGATCCTTCGGACGTGGCGGAAGATATTTGTTCACCGGACGCGTGCCCATTTCGGGCATCAGGTCGAAGCCTCCGCGTTCGGCGCTCAGACGGCTGACATTGCTGTCGGGATCGGCGAAATCACCGAAATGGCGCGCCCCTGCGGGGCAGCTGCGCACGCAGGCCGGGACACGATCCTCTTCCGGCAGGTTTTCGTTATAGATCCGATCGACGCAAAGCGTGCATTTCTTCATCACGCCTGCCTGTGTGTCCAGCTCGCGCGCGCCATATGGACAGGCCCAGGCA
This is a stretch of genomic DNA from Paracoccus seriniphilus. It encodes these proteins:
- a CDS encoding dimethyl sulfoxide reductase anchor subunit family protein, whose product is MHPAPSIIIFTVLSGAGFGYLALLAGAHGTGHIAFFQFALGFALAVTGLVASSFHLGNPQRALRAFSQWRSSWLSREAWASLAALLCMAVVGAYAVFFGQPLPFLALLGSALALLTVLATSMIYAQLKTVPRWNSALTPLYFLTTALAGGAILVGWTRLAVVALLVLGGIQIWAWAAGDRRFSARGHSMATATGLGGSGSIRLFEKPHSGQNYLLKEFAYDVGRRHAAKLRVISIILMCLLPAVLLVFLPASLPVIILAFALHLTGAIVSRWLFFAEAEHVVQLYYGRN
- a CDS encoding 4Fe-4S dicluster domain-containing protein: MTVLPQTTEKKLGLVIDLDTCVGCHACVISCKGWNTENYGAPLSDSDAYGAEPVGTFLNRVHAFEVQPDNGAAAQAVHFPKSCLHCEDAPCVTVCPTGASYKRREDGIVLVNEDACIGCGLCAWACPYGARELDTQAGVMKKCTLCVDRIYNENLPEEDRVPACVRSCPAGARHFGDFADPDSNVSRLSAERGGFDLMPEMGTRPVNKYLPPRPKDQLTCSDGAAPAGVVAENPGGFLAWLDKALEKL